A single window of Vibrio gazogenes DNA harbors:
- the lpxK gene encoding tetraacyldisaccharide 4'-kinase: MIEDIWFKRHIVGRLLAPILWPLSLLYRWISESRRKAYQQGRKPTYRAPVPVIVVGNITAGGNGKTPVVVWLVEALQQMGMTPGVISRGYGGKAPQYPLLVTQETPVHHCGDEPKLIHQRTGAPVAVAPHREDAVKALLTQGVNVVVADDGLQHYALARDIEIVVVDGQRRFGNQRFIPYGPLRESLQRLTSVDFVINNGGSPESNEISMTLTPQQAVHLCSGTRCDVAQLGKLAAIAGIGNPPRFFQTLLHLGASLVTTREFADHYQYGVHDIEGIAEEAERVIMTEKDAVKCLSFAQDNWWYLPVSATFQPMDAQKILRSIEEVIKHYGSSSA; this comes from the coding sequence GTGATTGAGGATATCTGGTTTAAACGTCATATTGTCGGTCGGTTATTGGCACCGATCTTATGGCCGCTGAGTTTGCTATATCGCTGGATCAGCGAATCGCGCAGAAAAGCCTATCAACAAGGGCGCAAGCCAACTTATCGTGCACCAGTTCCGGTGATTGTTGTCGGCAATATTACCGCTGGCGGAAACGGTAAAACCCCAGTGGTTGTTTGGCTGGTGGAAGCATTGCAGCAGATGGGGATGACACCGGGTGTCATTTCTCGGGGGTACGGTGGCAAAGCGCCACAATATCCATTACTGGTGACTCAAGAGACACCGGTTCACCATTGTGGTGATGAACCGAAACTGATACATCAGCGAACAGGCGCACCGGTTGCCGTGGCACCACACCGCGAAGATGCAGTGAAAGCATTATTAACGCAAGGTGTGAATGTCGTGGTTGCTGATGATGGTTTACAGCATTATGCGCTGGCGCGGGATATTGAAATTGTGGTTGTTGATGGTCAACGGCGGTTTGGTAATCAGCGGTTTATTCCTTACGGCCCGTTGCGTGAGTCGCTGCAACGACTGACATCGGTGGATTTTGTCATTAACAATGGTGGTTCCCCTGAATCGAATGAGATTTCAATGACACTGACGCCTCAGCAAGCGGTTCATCTTTGCTCCGGTACCCGTTGTGATGTCGCGCAGTTAGGAAAATTAGCTGCTATTGCAGGAATTGGTAATCCGCCACGTTTTTTTCAGACACTATTGCATTTAGGCGCATCTTTGGTGACAACCCGAGAATTTGCTGATCACTATCAATATGGTGTCCATGATATTGAGGGGATTGCAGAAGAAGCCGAACGTGTCATCATGACGGAAAAAGATGCTGTGAAATGTCTTTCTTTTGCGCAAGATAACTGGTGGTATTTACCCGTATCTGCGACGTTCCAACCGATGGATGCGCAAAAAATATTACGATCAATTGAAGAGGTTATTAAACATTATGGATCATCGTCTGCTTGA
- a CDS encoding YeaH/YhbH family protein, with protein sequence MAQFIDRRLNGKNKSAVNRQRFLRRHKQQIKESIADAVNRRSITNTESGEDIAIPSKDIKEPSFHEGKGGLKERVHPGNDQFITGDKIDRPQQGGGSGSGQGDASADGEGSDDFVFQISKDEYLDILFDDLALPNLKKQQVNRIVEWKTHRSGYQTAGVPANISIVRSLQQSLARRTAMTSGKRRLLHELEETLAEIQNLEPAQPLEEKRLQQEILDIRKKIDQVPFIDTFDLRYKNYEKRPIPSSQAVMFCLMDVSGSMDQATKDIAKRFYVLLYLFLTRTYKNVEVVFIRHHTQAKEVDEHEFFYSQETGGTIVSSALKLMHEIVEERYPVNQWNIYAAQASDGDNWADDSPRCRSILTENLLPCCQYYAYIEITHRSHQTLWHEYEKLQTSFDNFAMKNIQSVDDIFPVFRELFQKETTA encoded by the coding sequence ATGGCGCAATTTATTGACAGAAGATTAAATGGTAAAAATAAGAGTGCGGTGAATCGCCAACGTTTTCTCCGCCGCCACAAGCAACAAATTAAAGAGTCGATTGCGGATGCGGTGAATCGTCGCTCTATTACCAATACCGAATCTGGGGAAGATATCGCAATCCCTAGTAAAGACATCAAAGAGCCAAGTTTTCATGAGGGGAAAGGTGGCCTGAAAGAACGTGTGCATCCCGGAAATGATCAATTCATTACGGGTGACAAAATTGACCGCCCGCAACAAGGTGGCGGCAGTGGATCCGGTCAGGGCGATGCCAGTGCCGATGGTGAAGGTAGCGATGATTTTGTGTTCCAGATATCTAAAGATGAATACTTGGATATCTTATTTGACGACTTGGCCCTGCCGAATCTGAAAAAACAGCAAGTCAATCGAATCGTCGAATGGAAAACGCATCGGTCTGGCTATCAAACTGCCGGCGTGCCAGCCAATATTTCAATTGTCCGTTCACTCCAACAATCGCTGGCAAGAAGAACAGCAATGACTTCCGGTAAACGCCGCTTACTTCATGAACTCGAAGAAACACTGGCAGAAATTCAGAATCTGGAACCGGCACAACCTCTGGAAGAGAAACGCCTACAACAGGAAATTTTGGATATCCGAAAAAAAATCGATCAAGTCCCATTTATTGATACGTTCGATTTGCGTTATAAAAACTATGAGAAACGCCCTATCCCTTCCAGTCAAGCCGTCATGTTTTGTCTGATGGATGTGTCGGGTTCAATGGATCAGGCGACTAAAGATATTGCGAAACGTTTTTACGTCCTCCTCTATCTATTTTTAACCCGGACTTACAAAAATGTTGAAGTTGTATTCATCCGTCACCACACACAAGCGAAAGAAGTAGATGAACATGAGTTTTTCTACTCACAAGAAACTGGAGGAACCATTGTATCCAGTGCCCTCAAATTGATGCATGAAATTGTGGAAGAACGTTATCCGGTTAATCAATGGAATATCTACGCAGCACAGGCATCTGACGGAGATAACTGGGCAGATGATTCTCCTCGCTGTCGTTCAATACTCACTGAAAACCTACTACCGTGCTGTCAATACTACGCATATATTGAAATCACACACCGCTCTCATCAGACACTCTGGCATGAATATGAAAAGTTACAGACAAGCTTTGATAACTTTGCCATGAAAAATATTCAGTCCGTGGATGATATTTTCCCCGTATTCAGGGAATTGTTTCAGAAAGAAACAACAGCTTAG
- the kdsB gene encoding 3-deoxy-manno-octulosonate cytidylyltransferase → MTTAYTVVIPARYQSSRLPGKPLADIGGKSMIQRVYEQAIQSGAERVVVATDDERIEQAVKSFGGQVCMTGSEHESGTERLAEVVRKLSIPDEHIVVNVQGDEPLIPPAIITQVAENLASHNVPMATLAVEITDREEVFNPNVVKVVTDHQGYALYFSRASIPWDRDQYGQQQPEIHTPLLRHIGLYAYRAGFIQTYIQWAPSQLEKIESLEQLRVLWYGEKIHVDVALETPPIGVDTEADLAHLRAIIAQNH, encoded by the coding sequence ATGACGACTGCCTATACTGTTGTGATTCCTGCGCGTTACCAGTCTTCTCGGTTACCGGGAAAGCCACTGGCTGATATTGGCGGGAAGAGCATGATCCAGCGTGTTTATGAACAGGCGATTCAGTCTGGCGCGGAACGAGTTGTGGTCGCAACAGATGATGAAAGAATTGAACAGGCTGTGAAATCCTTTGGTGGACAAGTCTGTATGACAGGATCTGAACATGAATCCGGTACGGAGCGATTGGCGGAAGTTGTCCGAAAATTATCGATTCCGGATGAGCATATCGTCGTTAACGTTCAAGGGGATGAGCCATTGATTCCGCCTGCGATTATTACGCAAGTGGCCGAAAATCTGGCAAGTCACAATGTCCCGATGGCAACCCTCGCGGTTGAAATTACTGACCGGGAAGAAGTGTTCAATCCTAATGTCGTCAAGGTTGTTACAGACCATCAAGGGTATGCACTCTATTTTAGTCGTGCAAGCATTCCCTGGGATCGCGACCAATATGGTCAGCAGCAGCCTGAAATTCATACTCCATTATTACGGCATATTGGTCTCTATGCTTATCGTGCCGGATTTATTCAGACTTATATTCAGTGGGCACCAAGCCAACTGGAGAAAATTGAAAGTTTGGAACAGCTACGTGTCCTTTGGTACGGTGAAAAGATTCATGTGGATGTTGCTTTGGAAACACCCCCGATTGGGGTCGATACTGAGGCAGATTTGGCACACCTTCGCGCAATTATCGCCCAAAACCACTAA
- a CDS encoding Trm112 family protein has translation MDHRLLEIVACPVCKGKLTYDKEQQELICKFDRLAYPIREGIPVLLEPEARTMSMEEGR, from the coding sequence ATGGATCATCGTCTGCTTGAAATTGTTGCCTGTCCGGTATGTAAAGGAAAACTGACCTATGATAAAGAGCAACAAGAGTTGATTTGTAAATTTGATCGGCTTGCATATCCAATTCGAGAGGGAATCCCTGTGTTGCTAGAGCCAGAAGCACGAACCATGTCAATGGAAGAGGGGCGCTGA
- a CDS encoding SpoVR family protein, with product MVTKTKSTPDKHQSKRLPDGPDWTFDLLERYHTEIKRVAEHYRLDTYPNQIEVITSEQMMDAYSSIGMPINYNHWSFGKKFIQTEQGYKHGQMGLAYEIVINSDPCIAYLMEENTVTMQALVMAHACYGHNSFFKGNYLFQAWTDASSIIDYLLFAKNYIRECEEKYGVTEVEDTLDSCHALMNFGVDRYKRPEKISITEEKIRQEQREMYLQSQVNELWKTLPKTEQKSEDERIRFPSEPQENILYFIEKHAPLLEPWQREIVRIVRKISQYFYPQKQTQVMNEGWATFWHYTILNHLYDEGLVSEKFILEFLHSHTSVVAQPSYNSPYYSGINPYALGFAMFKDIQRICQEPTEEDKEWFPNLAGTDWLDAVHFAMQNFKDESFISQYLSPKLIRDFKLFAITDDDRKNFIEVNAIHDELGYQKVREKLAAQYNLSNIEPNIQVYNVDIRGDRSLSLQYVPHDRIPLDPSYEEVLKHLHRLWGFEVILEEVKDTGRRERLAVCPSKETTQLSTP from the coding sequence ATGGTAACCAAAACAAAGTCGACACCTGACAAGCACCAAAGTAAACGGCTCCCGGACGGACCGGACTGGACCTTTGATTTACTCGAACGCTATCACACCGAGATCAAGCGGGTTGCAGAGCATTATCGTCTTGATACTTATCCCAACCAGATAGAGGTTATCACGTCGGAACAAATGATGGATGCCTACTCAAGTATCGGTATGCCGATCAACTACAACCACTGGTCTTTTGGTAAAAAATTCATTCAGACAGAACAAGGTTATAAACATGGCCAAATGGGATTGGCCTACGAGATTGTCATCAATTCTGACCCTTGCATTGCTTATCTGATGGAAGAAAATACCGTCACCATGCAAGCACTGGTCATGGCTCATGCCTGCTACGGGCATAATTCATTCTTTAAAGGGAACTATCTGTTTCAAGCATGGACAGATGCCAGTTCTATCATTGACTATTTACTATTCGCCAAAAACTATATCCGCGAGTGTGAAGAAAAATATGGGGTCACCGAAGTCGAGGATACTTTAGATTCTTGCCATGCCCTGATGAATTTCGGCGTGGATCGATATAAAAGACCAGAAAAAATATCGATTACTGAAGAAAAAATTCGCCAAGAGCAACGCGAGATGTACTTACAATCTCAGGTGAATGAACTCTGGAAAACACTTCCGAAAACCGAACAAAAATCAGAGGATGAGCGAATTCGATTTCCGAGTGAGCCGCAGGAAAACATACTCTATTTCATTGAAAAACATGCGCCTTTACTTGAACCATGGCAGCGCGAGATAGTCCGAATTGTCAGAAAAATCAGCCAATACTTCTATCCTCAGAAACAGACCCAGGTCATGAATGAAGGATGGGCTACGTTCTGGCACTATACGATTTTAAACCACCTCTATGATGAAGGTCTGGTCTCTGAAAAATTCATTCTCGAATTTCTTCACAGTCACACCAGTGTGGTTGCTCAGCCATCGTATAATAGCCCCTACTACAGTGGTATCAACCCATACGCGTTAGGGTTTGCTATGTTCAAAGATATTCAGCGTATCTGTCAGGAGCCAACGGAGGAAGATAAAGAATGGTTCCCGAATCTGGCCGGAACTGATTGGCTGGACGCGGTTCATTTTGCGATGCAAAATTTCAAAGATGAGAGTTTTATCAGTCAGTACCTCTCCCCTAAACTTATTCGAGATTTCAAACTATTTGCTATTACAGATGATGACCGTAAGAATTTTATTGAAGTCAATGCGATCCATGATGAACTGGGCTATCAGAAAGTCCGAGAAAAGCTCGCCGCACAGTACAACCTGAGTAATATTGAACCCAACATTCAGGTTTACAATGTTGACATCCGGGGGGATCGTTCCCTCTCTCTCCAGTACGTTCCTCATGACCGTATCCCACTCGATCCGAGCTATGAAGAAGTTTTAAAACATTTGCACCGCTTATGGGGGTTTGAAGTCATTCTTGAAGAAGTCAAAGATACCGGCAGACGAGAGCGGTTGGCTGTTTGTCCTAGCAAGGAGACGACACAGCTCTCAACACCGTAA